The sequence AGGAATCTTCAAAAGCATGACAAACACACCATTGATTAagatatattttcttaatttttcttaataacataataaaaaaataaagaaatttaaCCAACTGGGGTATCATAATGACAGGTCCAAAGCATTCCCCCCACTGGGAACATTACATTGGCAAATCTAAAAGATTAGGAGCAAGCAACCTTGTCAATCCACATCATCATACAATAATAGATGGACTAGAATCATCTTGTACCTCTCCTGTCCTCTTCCAGTAATGAATCAAATGTCATTTGCTGCAAGAGAAAAACTGTGCCAGACAAATAAAATTTCCAGCTGCTTTACATCCATCTACCTCCATACAAAACCGGCAATCCAACACAAATACAACAATGGAGATCTCTGCTGAATCATCCTCAACTGCAACTAAAAAAGACATGGCCTCCAGTGACCAACACGAGACCATCAAATGAGTGAGTGAGCCAAAGTGGCTTCCCTTTTCCTGAAACCTGAAATATCACATGCTTCATGCACAACAAGATTCCAAGTCTATCATTCCCTGCATTCTTCCCATGAAATACATGAGAGTATGTTCAAATCACATCACCTGTGCATTTTTGAATTCaaccttcttctcttccttttctgagaATTCAATCTTCAAATACAACCCATTATCCTGCAATTCAGAAAGATGTATGGTTTAGTTTTATGTCAACAGGAAACCATCCATTTGATGGACTTCAAGTTCCTAAAAAACAAATTAGTAATTATATAACAGCTTATCAATCTAACACCTCTTATTTAGATCAAACAACAAAGAAAACGATAAAACAACATAACAATAAGAAAAATAAGGATGAACCATCGAAGAACCTGATCATCTTCAATTATAGGCTACTACTACATTTGGTTGCTTCTATAATCAAATCCAAATTGGtcgaaaaggaaaaaagatacaTCAGAAACATAGAATAGGAACCAATTCTCTGATCCTGGTAGTCACATAGTTTCCTTATGATTCCATAGTTACTACATATTAGTCTACTTGGCATCCGAGTGCTTATCATTCTACACATAAACTAAAAGCATCAAAAGAAGACTTCACATGAAAAACTAGTGTATGTACACAACAAGAACCATTTTCGCCCCTTCCCTTCCATGTCCTCCACCATCATCTCTCACTCGCGCATCGGGATGCCGCCACTCTCATGACAGTCTTCGGCAATCCTGTCGGAACACACATCCCCGCCCTCCTCGTTCTCTGAAGCCTCCTCATTAGTGCTCCTGTTTTCATTCCTGACGTCCCTATTGTTACCATCGCCGCTATCCTTATGGTGTTCCTCCCCCAGGTGGCACCTAGTCTCCAGCAATTGCAGCCTCCTCCTGAGGTCTCCCATCTCCCTCTCCATCAGGAAAAGCCTCTCCTTTAGCATAAAGTTCTCTTCCTCCAGCCTCGCAATGTGAGTGTCCTGGTTATCCACCCTGTTCTCCAGCAAACAGGCAGTGGCGCCCGACCCGTGTTCCTCCCCGGGGTACACCATCTCGAACCGGCTCACATCATGGTCCAGACGCCGCTCGACTTCTTGGTGCTGCTGATCCAGGTACTGGTCAACATCGCTGTCGCTCGACACTTCGTCgagctcgtcctcctcctccccgcCTCCCGCCCGGATCTCGTAGCCGTTGGGCGAGCGGAGCCGGATCAGGCCCTTCATCGAACCGTACCCGTCGACGCCCCACTCCTCCTTGGCCATGTCGACGAGGCCCTCACGGGTCGGAGAGAAGCTGGGCGTCGGGAGGATCGTCGGCGTAACTGGGCACGGCGACACCAACGACGCGATCCCGCCGGCCTTCTTGGCGCGCATGATGAAGGAGGTCGTGTTCCGGGGAGCGAAAGGGGCAAAGCGCACGAACTTCTTCTTGGGATAGAACCTTCGGGCCTTGGCGCGGTTCTGGAACTGGTGCTCGCCGAGGCCGAGGGGGTTGTAGCCGGAGACGCCGACGACTCCCCCGTCAGCCTTCTTCCGCTTGTCGGCGACCTTCTTCCCCTTCCAGTTCATCCGGCTCGGTTTACCACCCCCAGCGCCGGCAGCGAACGGCGGCGGACGGGGCAGGGGCGGGAAGCCCATCGGATCATCCGCCGGAGGCGGCCAGATTCCGAAGCCCCGGTTCATCATCTGGGACGGATCATTCATCGGTTCCTCCGCCAGAAATCAACAAGAAACACCAGAATCCGTCGCCAGGGCGAGCCTGATCCCCACGAAATCGAATCAAATTCCACAAGAATACGGATCGCcaccaaaccctaaccctaatccgCGAGCTTATGGATCCCAACCCTAACGCCAGATGGCGAAGCGGATCGGATTCGTTCTCCGGTTCTGTTTTGGTTTAATTTGTATTGGGGTACGTCTCGGACCCTATTTATATCAAAGAGTGAAGGTGCGTTGGAACTCCGGAACATCTCGGTGATCTCGCAACTGGGGATCGTACGGCTGTGGTTCGTGTCGGGGGAGACGTACGTGCGGTCAGGATCGCCATTCGAAAAGAATTTGCAGTAATTATTCTCCCCGTGCTGTCTCACGCAACACAAGACGATTATTTCTCGCCACCCACCTACGTACCTCGTGGATGGTGGCGGACCCCACACGGGACAGCGGCTCTTATCGCTTCCCTCCTCCTGGTCAAAAGCTGGGTACCGCAGGTGCACGTATTCTAACCCCGTTCACTAAATAGATCTATCAtttaaatcttaaaaaaaaattattcttattttttttctacTATTATGGATAGTTAAAATTTATAATGGCATTTAAATGTATTATATAtgcattttaatataatatatatatttatttattaaatcatATTAAATCGACGGTCGGACAGCATAAGGAAAATATGTCATAGTGTGCATTGTAGGTATTACCATATACATGTACTATACTCGATATGTCTTTAGTCATACTAAAATTAGGTCAATATATAACCATAGGTATATAAATACACTAAATCTAAATGTTTTGGTCCATCTTGCAAAGGTTAAATGGAGTCAAAGAGAGATTaaaattttgtttttaatatgGATATAGGCAAAAACATTGGAATCACATAAATCTTGCATTTACTATttaatga comes from Musa acuminata AAA Group cultivar baxijiao chromosome BXJ3-3, Cavendish_Baxijiao_AAA, whole genome shotgun sequence and encodes:
- the LOC135633650 gene encoding uncharacterized protein LOC135633650, coding for MNDPSQMMNRGFGIWPPPADDPMGFPPLPRPPPFAAGAGGGKPSRMNWKGKKVADKRKKADGGVVGVSGYNPLGLGEHQFQNRAKARRFYPKKKFVRFAPFAPRNTTSFIMRAKKAGGIASLVSPCPVTPTILPTPSFSPTREGLVDMAKEEWGVDGYGSMKGLIRLRSPNGYEIRAGGGEEEDELDEVSSDSDVDQYLDQQHQEVERRLDHDVSRFEMVYPGEEHGSGATACLLENRVDNQDTHIARLEEENFMLKERLFLMEREMGDLRRRLQLLETRCHLGEEHHKDSGDGNNRDVRNENRSTNEEASENEEGGDVCSDRIAEDCHESGGIPMRE